In one Drosophila albomicans strain 15112-1751.03 chromosome X, ASM965048v2, whole genome shotgun sequence genomic region, the following are encoded:
- the LOC117567899 gene encoding neurogenic locus Notch protein isoform X1 codes for MQLQRSRRRCRVAAHRTWINEMLAGVALLLLALANFSCAQATETGVALAVSCTTIGCKNGGTCITQSNGKSYCSCYTRFVGDYCEHRNPCLTGHGRCQNGGTCQVAFRNGRPSISCLCPLGFEESLCEIAVANACDQTRCFNGGTCQLKTLQEYTCICANGYTGDHCQTQNLCASSPCRNGGTCSASAGSSSFSCNCPPGFTGHTCSEDVEECQSNPCQYGGTCVNTHGSYQCMCPAGYTGKDCDTKYKPCSPSPCQNGGTCRANGLTYDCKCPRGFEGKNCEQNIDDCPGNLCQNGGTCVDGINDYRCNCPPNFTGRFCDVDVDECAMRPSVCQNGATCTNAHGTYSCICVNGWNGSDCSQNIDDCLNAACFDGATCIDGVGSFYCRCQAGKTGLLCHLDDACTSNPCHADAICDTSPINGSYACSCATGYKGVDCSEDIDECDQGSPCEHNGICVNTPGSFMCNCSQGFTGPRCETNINECESHPCQNEGSCLDDPGTFRCVCMPGFTGTQCEIDIDECQSSPCLNDGTCHDKINGFKCSCALGFTGARCQINIDDCQSQPCRNMGICHDSIAGYSCECPPGYTGASCEININDCDSSPCHRGKCIDGDNSFKCLCDRGFTGYLCQKQINECESNPCQFGGHCVDRVGSYICQCQPGTSGKNCEINVNECHSNPCNNGATCVDGINSYDCKCVPGFTGQHCELNVNECASNPCANNGVCMDLVNGFKCECPRGFYDARCLSDVDECASSPCVNDGRCEDGINEFICHCPPGYAGKRCEQDIDECASNPCQHGGICFDKLNAFSCQCMPGYTGHKCETNIDDCLSNPCANGGTCIDKVNGYKCVCKVPYTGLNCESQLDPCASNRCRNEAKCTPSPNFLDFSCTCKLGYTGRYCAEDIDECVFSSPCRNGATCVNVPGSYRCVCTKGYEGRDCAINTDDCASFPCQNGGTCLDGIGDYDCLCVDGFEGKHCQTDINECLSMPCQNGATCRQYVNSYTCTCPLGFSGINCQTNDEDCTESSCLNGGSCVDGINGYNCSCLAGYSGANCQYKLNKCDSAPCLNGGTCHEQRDEYTCHCPSGFTGKQCSDYVDWCAQSPCENGASCSQLKHQFNCKCAAGWTGKLCDVQMISCQDAAQRKGITVKQLCNNGTCKNHGNSHVCYCSQGYAGSYCQQDIDECASQPCQNGGTCRDLIGAYKCSCRQGFQGQNCELNIDDCAPNPCQNGGTCHDLVQGFSCSCPPGTLGIICELNQDDCKPDACHNNGSCIDRVGGFECSCPPGFVGARCEGDINECLSNPCSNAGTLDCVQLVNNYHCNCRPGHMGRHCEHKVNFCAQSPCQNGGVCSTKQSGHHCVCADGYYGKNCEFSGQDCDSNPCRAGSCIIDDAGGYRCECVRGTAGQHCELDTLDECQPNPCLQNAACDNLLGDYDCLCPSNWTGKRCEIYDKNYAGWAGGSSGGNSGAAGGGGNGIGPAGAGIYDADAEQQRAMCEKRGCPEKQSNGVCNNECNTKACNFDGNDCSLGINPWANCTAPQCWRVFMDGQCNEECNNAACLYDGRDCEQKLKRCAAIYDAYCQKHYGDGFCDYGCNNAECSWDGLDCEKSEQSPQLAEGAMSVVMLMDIRQFRAKQAQFLREMSHVLRTTVRVKKNTDGKDMIFTWKGSSRMPDIQDSEFGRKHKIIYTESNGQTGIQIYLEIDNRKCTECFNRATEAAEFLAASAAKHTFANRYPIYSVRGVQDTADVDYESPANVKYVISGIILVIIALAFVGMVLSTQRKRAHGVTWFPEGFRAPAAAVMQRRRRDPHGQEMRNLNKQVGLAQAQAHQLPGGVGGGSHWSDDESDMPQPKRQRGDQLNSGGLGGLGGLGGGSVAGLTSVGYASDHTMVSEYEEADQRVWSQAHLDVADVRAIMTPPAHQDGGKHDVDARGPCGLTPLMIAAVRGGGLDSGEDVENNEDSTAQVISDLLAQGAELNATMDKTGETSLHLAARYARADAAKRLLDAGADANCQDNTGRTPLHAAVAADAMGVFQILLRNRATNLNARMHDGTTPLILAARLAIEGMVEDLITADADINAADNSGKTALHWAAAVNNTEAVNILLMHHANRDAQDDKDETPLFLAAREGSYEACKALLDNFANREITDHMDRLPRDVASERLHHDIVRLLDEHVPRSPQMISMTPQAMIGSPPPGQQPQLITQPTVIAAGGAAGKQSSQAAKQKAAKKAKLIESNSPDNGLDVAGGGGAAMGSLRRKASSKKANNNSSNNNNNNNGSSAASKKAMNGGINAAQLLSATGPTVGNCGDLDSSPPPPQVQAGNGSANGNLVNLPSPYDTTSMYSNAMAAPPNNGTKQPPSYEDCIKNAQSLQSLPANSLDMIKLDTYGYSMGSPFQQEMLNGQAMGLNGGRSTNTLCGLGGGVPNGGHEQGLSPPYSNQSPPHSVQSSLALSPHAYLGSPSPAKSRPSLPTSPTHIQAMRHATQQKQFGSNLNSLLGGGNGSLGPQSSPVSLGIISPTGSDMGIMLAPQSSNNAKGSAIMQTLSPQLQQQQQQQQQQQQQQQQQQQQQQQQQQQQQQQQQAIGGLEFGSAGLDLNGFCGSPDSFHSGQMNPPSIQSSMSGSSPSTNMLSPSSQHNQAFYQYLTPPSQHSGGHTPQHLVQTLDSYPTPSPESPGHWSSSSPRSNSDWSEGVQSPAANNLYISGGHQANKGSEAIYI; via the exons AAACTGGCGTCGCTTTGGCGGTCTCCTGCACCACAATCGGTTGCAAGAATGGCGGCACATGCATCACACAGTCCAATGGCAAATCCTACTGCTC TTGTTATACGCGTTTCGTTGGCGACTACTGTGAACATCGGAATCCATGTCTGACGGGCCATGGACGCTGCCAGAATGGTGGCACCTGTCAGGTGGCCTTTCGGAATGGACGGCCGAGCATCTCGTGCCTGTGTCCGCTCGGCTTTGAGGAGTCGCTCTGCGAGATTGCGGTGGCCAATGCCTGCGATCAGACGCGTTGCTTCAATGGCGGCACTTGCCAGCTGAAAACGTTGCAAGAATACACCTGCATCTGTGCCAATGGCTATACGG GCGATCACTGCCAGACACAGAATCTCTGCGCCAGTTCACCGTGTCGCAATGGCGGCACCTGCTCCGCCTcggctggcagcagcagcttcagttGCAACTGCCCGCCTGGCTTCACCGGTCACACTTGCTCCGAGGATGTCGAGGAATGCCAATCGAATCCCTGCCAATACGGCGGCACCTGTGTGAACACGCATGGCTCCTATCa ATGCATGTGCCCCGCTGGCTACACTGGCAAGGATTGCGATACCAAGTACAAGCCCTGCTCCCCCTCGCCCTGCCAAAATGGTGGCACATGTCGGGCCAATGGACTCACCTACGACTGCAAGTGTCCCCGTG GCTTTGAGGGTAAGAACTGTGAACAGAATATCGACGATTGTCCCGGAAATCTGTGTCAAAATGGCGGCACCTGTGTGGACGGTATCAATGATTATCGCTGCAACTGTCCCCCGAATTTCACGGGTCGCTTCTGTGACGTGGATGTGGACGAGTGTGCGAtgcgtccgtccgtctgtcagAATGGAGCCACCTGCACGAATGCCCATGGCACCTACAGTTGCATCTGTGTGAATGGTTGGAACGGCAGTGACTGCAGTCAGAACATTGACGATTGCTTGAATGCGGCATGCTTCGATGGTGCCACCTGTATCGATGGCGTTGGCAGCTTCTATTGCCGTTGCCAGGCGGGCAAGACGGGACTGTTGTGCCATCTGGACGACGCCTGCACCTCGAATCCCTGTCATGCCGATGCCATTTGCGACACCAGTCCCATCAATGGCTCCTATGCGTGCTCCTGTGCCACGGGCTACAAGGGAGTCGATTGCTCCGAGGATATCGATGAGTGTGACCAGGGATCGCCGTGCGAACACAACGGCATCTGTGTGAATACGCCGGGCTCGTTCATGTGCAATTGCTCGCAGGGATTCACTGGACCGCGTTGTGAGACAAACATAAATGAGTGCGAATCGCATCCGTGCCAGAATGAGGGCAGTTGTCTGGATGATCCGGGCACGTTTCGTTGCGTCTGCATGCCCGGATTCACGGGTACCCAGTGTGAAATCGATATCGACGAATGCCAGTCGAGTCCGTGCCTGAACGATGGCACCTGTCACGACAAGATAAATGGCTTCAAGTGCAGCTGCGCCCTGGGATTCACGGGCGCTCGTTGCCAGATCAACATCGATGATTGCCAGTCGCAGCCGTGTCGCAACATGGGCATCTGTCATGACTCCATTGCCGGCTACAGTTGTGAGTGTCCCCCAGGTTATACGGGCGCCAGCTGTGAGATCAACATCAACGACTGTGACTCGAGTCCGTGTCATCGGGGCAAGTGCATCGATGGCGACAATAGCTTCAAGTGTCTGTGTGATCGCGGTTTCACCGGCTATCTGTGCCAGAAGCAGATCAACGAATGTGAATCGAATCCCTGTCAGTTTGGTGGCCATTGCGTGGACCGCGTGGGCAGCTACATCTGCCAGTGTCAGCCGGGAACCAGTGGCAAGAACTGTGAGATCAATGTGAACGAATGCCACAGCAATCCGTGCAACAATGGCGCCACCTGTGTGGATGGCATCAACAGCTACGACTGCAAATGTGTCCCCGGTTTCACCGGTCAGCACTGTGAGCTCAATGTCAATGAGTGTGCGAGCAATCCGTGTGCCAACAACGGTGTCTGCATGGATCTGGTGAACGGCTTCAAGTGCGAGTGTCCCCGGGGCTTCTACGATGCGCGTTGCCTCAGCGATGTCGATGAGTGTGCGTCGAGTCCGTGTGTGAACGATGGACGCTGCGAGGATGGCATCAACGAGTTCATCTGCCACTGTCCGCCCGGCTATGCGGGCAAACGTTGTGAACAGGACATCGATGAGTGCGCTAGCAATCCCTGCCAGCACGGTGGCATCTGTTTCGACAAGCTCAACGCCTTCAGCTGCCAATGCATGCCCGGCTACACGGGTCACAAGTGCGAGACGAACATCGACGATTGTCTGAGCAATCCGTGCGCCAATGGCGGCACCTGCATCGACAAGGTCAATGGATACAAGTGCGTGTGCAAGGTGCCCTACACCGGACTCAATTGTGAGAGCCAGCTGGATCCGTGTGCAAGTAATCGGTGTCGCAACGAAGCCAAGTGCACACCGAGTCCCAATTTCCTGGACTTTTCGTGTACCTGCAAGCTGGGCTATACGGGACGCTACTGTGCCGAGGATATTGATGAGTGCGTCTTCAGTTCGCCGTGTCGCAATGGCGCCACTTGCGTCAATGTGCCCGGCTCCTATCGCTGTGTCTGTACCAAGGGCTATGAGGGACGCGACTGCGCCATCAACACCGACGATTGCGCCTCGTTCCCCTGCCAGAATGGCGGCACCTGTCTGGATGGAATTGGCGATTACGACTGCCTCTGCGTGGATGGATTCGAGGGCAAACACTGTCAGACGGACATCAACGAGTGCCTGAGCATGCCGTGCCAGAATGGAGCCACTTGTCGCCAGTATGTGAACAGCTACACGTGCACGTGTCCGCTCGGCTTTAGCGGCATCAATTGCCAGACGAACGATGAGGATTGCACGGAGAGTTCGTGCCTCAACGGTGGCAGCTGTGTGGATGGCATCAATGGCTacaactgcagctgcttgGCCGGCTACAGCGGTGCCAATTGTCAGTACAAGCTGAACAAATGCGACTCGGCTCCCTGCTTGAATGGCGGCACTTGTCACGAGCAACGCGACGAATACACTTGCCACTGCCCCAGCGGATTTACGGGCAAACAGTGCTCCGACTATGTGGACTGGTGTGCACAGTCGCCGTGCGAGAATGGCGCCAGTTGCAGCCAGCTGAAGCATCAGTTCAACTGCAAATGCGCCGCTGGGTGGACGGGAAAATTGTGCGATGTGCAGATGATCAGCTGCCAGGATGCGGCACAGCGCAAGGGGATCACAGTGAAGCAGCTGTGTAACAATGGTACGTGCAAGAATCACGGCAACAGTCACGTCTGCTACTGCTCGCAAGGATATGCGGGCAGCTACTGTCAGCAGGACATCGATGAGTGTGCCTCGCAGCCTTGTCAGAATGGCGGCACTTGTCGCGATCTGATCGGTGCCTACAAGTGCAGTTGTCGCCAGGGCTTCCAGGGTCAGAACTGTGAACTGAACATCGATGATTGTGCACCGAATCCCTGCCAGAATGGTGGAACCTGTCACGACCTCGTGCAGggcttcagctgcagctgtccACCGGGTACGCTGGGCATCATTTGTGAGCTGAATCAGGACGATTGCAAGCCGGATGCGTGTCACAACAATGGCAGCTGCATTGATCGTGTCGGTGGCTTTGAGTGCTCGTGTCCGCCTGGATTTGTGGGCGCACGTTGCGAGGGCGACATCAACGAGTGCTTGAGTAATCCCTGCTCTAATGCGGGCACCCTCGATTGCGTGCAACTGGTTAACAACTATCACTGCAATTGCCGACCCGGACACATGGGACGCCACTGTGAGCACAAGGTGAACTTCTGTGCGCAGTCGCCGTGCCAGAATGGCGGCGTCTGTAGCACCAAGCAGAGCGGACatcactgtgtgtgtgcggacGGTTATTACGGCAAGAATTGTGAGTTTAGCGGACAGGATTGCGACTCGAATCCGTGTCGCGCCGGCAGCTGCATCATCGACGACGCCGGAGGTTATCGATGCGAATGCGTACGCGGCACAGCTGGACAACACTGTGAGCTGGACACGCTGGACGAGTGTCAGCCGAATCCGTGTCTGCAGAATGCCGCCTGCGACAATCTACTGGGCGACTACGATTGCCTCTGTCCCAGCAATTGGACGGGCAAACGTTGCGAGATCTACGACAAGAACTATGCCGGCTGGGCGGGTGGCAGCAGCGGTGGCAACTCGGGTGCAGCCGGCGGTGGCGGCAATGGCATTGGTCCAGCAGGCGCGGGTATCTATGACGCTGATGCTGAGCAACAGCGGGCGATGTGCGAGAAACGCGGTTGTCCGGAGAAGCAGAGCAACGGCGTCTGTAACAACGAGTGCAACACTAAGGCGTGCAACTTTGATGGCAACGACTGTTCGCTGGGCATCAATCCGTGGGCCAATTGCACTGCACCGCAGTGCTGGCGTGTCTTCATGGACGGACAGTGCAATGAGGAGTGCAACAACGCGGCTTGCCTTTACGATGGACGCGACTGtgagcagaagctgaagcgtTGTGCGGCCATCTATGATGCCTACTGTCAGAAGCATTACGGTGATGGGTTCTGTGATTACGGCTGCAACAATGCCGAGTGCAGCTGGGATGGTCTCGACTGTGAGAAGTCGGAGCAATCGCCACAGCTGGCCGAGGGTGCCATGTCGGTGGTCATGCTGATGGATATACGACAGTTTCGTGCGAAGCAGGCGCAATTCCTGCGCGAGATGAGTCACGTGCTGCGCACTACGGTGCGTGTGAAGAAGAACACCGATGGCAAGGACATGATATTCACCTGGAAGGGCAGCTCTCGCATGCCGGACATACAGGACTCGGAGTTTGGACGCAAACACAAGATCATCTACACGGAAAGCaacggacagacgggcatTCAGATCTATCTGGAGATTGACAATCGCAAGTGCACCGAGTGCTTCAATCGTGCCACCGAAGCAGCCGAATTCTTGGCCGCATCCGCCGCCAAACATACGTTCGCCAATCGCTATCCCATCTACAGTGTACGCGGTGTGCAGGACACCGCTGATGTTGACTACGAATCACCGGCGAATGTCAAGTACGTGATCTCGGGCATTATACTGGTGATCATAGCGCTTGCCTTCGTGGGCATGGTGTTGAGTACGCAGCGCAAGCGTGCGCATGGCGTCACCTGGTTCCCCGAGGGTTTCCGTGCCCCAGCTGCTGCAGTGATGCAACGACGTCGTCGCGATCCCCATGGTCAGGAGATGCGTAACCTCAACAAGCAAGTGGGTTTGGCTCAGGCGCAGGCACATCAACTACCGGGAGGTGTTGGCGGAGGCAGTCACTGGTCGGACGATGAGTCGGACATGCCACAACCGAAGCGTCAGCGCGGCGATCAACTCAACAGCGGCGGACTTGGTGGTCTGGGCGGCTTAGGAGGCGGCAGTGTAGCCGGTCTGACAAGCGTGGGCTATGCCAGCGATCACACCATGGTCAGTGAATACGAGGAGGCGGATCAACGTGTCTGGTCGCAGGCCCATCTCGATGTGGCCGATGTGCGTGCCATTATGACGCCGCCGGCACATCAGGATGGCGGCAAACACGACGTGGATGCCCGAGGTCCGTGCGGTCTGACGCCTCTGATGATTGCGGCGGTACGGGGCGGTGGCCTGGACAGCGGCGAGGATGTGGAGAACAATGAAGATAGCACGGCTCAGGTGATCTCAGATCTGTTGGCGCAGGGCGCCGAACTGAATGCCACCATGGACAAGACGGGCGAAACGTCGCTGCATCTGGCCGCTCGCTATGCGCGTGCCGATGCGGCCAAGCGTCTGCTCGATGCCGGCGCCGACGCCAATTGCCAGGATAATACCGGACGTACGCCGCTGCATGCTGCGGTTGCCGCCGATGCCATGGGCGTCTTTCAGATACTGTTGCGCAATCGGGCCACCAATTTGAATGCACGCATGCATGACGGCACCACACCCTTGATACTGGCTGCCCGCTTGGCGATCGAGGGCATGGTCGAGGATCTGATTACAGCGGATGCGGACATCAATGCGGCGGATAATTCGGGCAAGACGGCGCTGCATTGGGCGGCGGCTGTTAACAACACGGAGGCGGTCAACATACTGCTGATGCATCATGCGAATCGCGATGCCCAGGACGATAAGGACGAGACGCCACTGTTTCTGGCCGCACGCGAGGGCAGCTACGAGGCATGCAAGGCGCTGCTCGATAACTTTGCCAATCGCGAGATCACCGATCACATGGATCGCCTGCCACGCGACGTCGCCAGCGAGCGGCTGCATCACGACATTGTCCGACTGCTGGACGAGCATGTACCGCGTTCGCCGCAAATGATCAGCATGACGCCACAGGCCATGATCGGTTCACCGCCACCTGGCCAACAGCCGCAGTTGATCACACAGCCGACGGTGATTGCGGCTGGCGGTGCTGCGGGTAAACAGAGCAGCCAGGCTGCCAAACAGAAGGCCGCCAAGAAGGCCAAGCTCATCGAAAGCAACAGTCCGGACAATGGACTGGATGTGGCTGGCGGTGGTGGTGCCGCTATGGGAAGTTTGCGTCGCAAGGCAAGTTCAAAaaaggccaacaacaacagcagcaacaacaacaacaacaacaatggcagcagTGCGGCCTCAAAAAAGGCCATGAACGGCGGCATAAATGCTGCCCAGCTGTTGAGCGCGACGGGGCCAACGGTGGGCAATTGCGGGGACCTGGACTCgtcgccgccaccgccacaaGTGCAGGCCGGCAACGGCAGCGCCAATGGCAATCTGGTGAACCTGCCCAGTCCCTACGACACGACCTCCATGTACTCGAATGCCATGGCAGCGCCGCCGAACAACGGGACCAAGCAGCCGCCGAGCTATGAGGATTGCATCAAG AACGCACAGTCACTGCAATCCCTGCCAGCCAACAGCCTGGACATGATCAAGCTGGACACCTACGGCTACTCGATGGGCTCGCCATTTCAGCAAGAAATGCTAAACGGACAGGCGATGGGCCTGAACGGCGGACGCAGCACCAATACGCTGTGCGGTCTCGGCGGTGGAGTGCCCAATGGGGGTCACGAGCAGGGACTCAGTCCGCCCTATTCGAATCAATCGCCACCGCATTCGGTGCAGAGCAGTCTGGCGCTATCGCCACACGCCTATCTGG GCTCACCATCGCCGGCCAAATCACGGCCGAGTTTGCCAACATCGCCGACGCACATTCAAGCGATGCGGCATGCCACGCAGCAGAAGCAATTCGGCAGCAATCTCAACAGTCTGCTCGGTGGGGGCAACGGTTCGTTGGGACCGCAAAGCTCACCGGTTAGCCTGGGCATCATCTCGCCCACGGGCAGCGACATGGGCATCATGCTGGCGCCCCAGTCCTCCAACAATGCTAAAGGCAGTGCAATAATGCAGACGTTGTCaccgcagctgcagcagcaacaacagcagcaacagcaacaacagcagcagcaacaacagcagcagcagcagcaacaacaacaacagcagcaacaacagcaacagcaacaagcaattGGAGGCCTTGAGTTCGGTTCAGCAGGTTTGGACTTGAATGGATTTTGTGGATCTCCGG ACTCATTTCACTCGGGTCAAATGAATCCGCCTTCAATACAAAGTTCAATGTCGGGTTCCTCGCCATCGACCAACATGCTGTCGCCATCGTCACAGCATAATCAGGCCTTCTATCAGTACCTAACGCCGCCAAGCCAGCATTCGGGCGGCCATACGCCACAGCATCTGGTGCAGACGCTGGACAGCTATCCGACGCCATCGCCCGAATCGCCCGGACACTGGTCCTCATCGTCGCCCCGCAGCAATTCGGATTGGTCCGAGGGCGTACAATCGCCGGCGGCCAACAATTTGTACATCTCCGGCGGACATCAGGCCAACAAGGGGTCCGAGGCCATTTACATTTGA